A section of the Sedimentisphaera cyanobacteriorum genome encodes:
- a CDS encoding DNA-deoxyinosine glycosylase, which yields MNSCSKNPCPHIDQGILQSFDFSADRRSRILILGSMPGGESLKQRQYYAHHKNLFWHFMGIFFAAGWQLPYPKRLEKLRDSGVALWDAAQSCLREGSLDSNIKEAQPNDFSSLIETAPNIHTVFFNGRKAAELFRKLAAPEFPQIQRIEQITLPSTSPANASIPYDNKLSAWREVLKAAEKF from the coding sequence ATGAATTCCTGTTCCAAAAACCCCTGCCCGCATATTGACCAAGGCATCCTCCAGAGCTTTGATTTCTCAGCAGACCGGCGCAGCAGAATTCTTATCCTCGGGTCTATGCCCGGCGGCGAATCGCTAAAGCAGCGGCAGTATTATGCCCACCATAAAAACCTTTTCTGGCATTTTATGGGGATATTCTTCGCGGCAGGCTGGCAGCTGCCCTACCCCAAAAGGCTTGAAAAGCTTAGAGACAGCGGTGTGGCGTTGTGGGACGCTGCCCAAAGCTGCCTGAGAGAAGGCAGCCTCGACAGCAATATCAAAGAAGCCCAGCCAAACGATTTTTCCAGCCTTATTGAAACTGCTCCAAATATCCACACTGTTTTCTTTAACGGGCGGAAGGCCGCTGAGCTTTTCAGAAAACTTGCCGCACCTGAATTTCCGCAAATTCAGAGAATTGAGCAAATCACCCTGCCATCAACCAGCCCTGCTAACGCATCTATCCCCTACGACAATAAACTCTCCGCTTGGCGTGAGGTTCTAAAGGCTGCCGAGAAGTTTTAA